In Microbulbifer sp. THAF38, the sequence CTCGCGTAACTCACGCAGCTCAATTAATTTACTGCGCAGCCAATCGATACTGCTCTGCAAATCCATCGCCTGCAGTTCCTGTGAGGCTGGCCTGCGCAGGGGCATTAAAGTCAGAGGCGGCAGGCGGTTAAAATAAACATCCATCACCTCTAATGCCTCTTCCGCCTCACGGCTGGAGCTGAGTAATCGGCGATTCTCCACTACCTGACAGTCGGGAGCACTCGCCTCCGCACTGATGTTCCTGGCCAATGTGGGGAAATCGACAAAGAGGTTTTCCAGGGAAAACGCCCTCTGCAGGCGCCCATTCACATTGCTCTGCTGAACACTCTCAATACGTTCCAGATCTGCCGCTTCAAAGACATCCCAGGGATCACTGGCCTGACTCATCGAAAGCTCGATGGTTTTACCGGTTTCCTCATCGAGATTTTCCAGGGTCCAGGCCACAGCGGCAGGAATATTTTCAAAGCACTGCCCCACTGCTGATGCCTCTCGCGCAATCTCGGCAACCATTAGGTCTGCATGCACCAGGCGATGCCAATTCCCGGCAAACTCGGTGAATGCCTCACTGCCAATCAAATCTGCGGCCCAGAGGTCCGCACGGGATTCCAGATAAAGGGCACTCCTCCGGGTTAAGGCACGGTGCAGATTTTCGAGTCGCTCGATCAATGGCAACAGGAAATACCCACAGGTAACCAGCATTTGATGGAAGAGTTTCAGCGGCCCCGGCTCACCACGGCTGCACAATACACTTCGCTCATTTTCCAGAGCCCACTGCATCAGTTCCAGGCGGCGCACTCCATCCAAAACCAGCCAGGCCAGCAGACCATTGAGCTTTCCCTGGTAAAGGCCAAGGTTGCGCACCATCAATGCCAGGGTCTCACTGCCACGCAGGGAAGTGACACTGGCCAACCCCAAATTTAGTGGCAGCTCTTGGCGCATCACCTCAGAAAATCTGGGGGCACAGTAGACACGGGCATCCGGGCTTAATATCAAAGCCTGTACCCTTGGTAACTTTGTTGCGTTTGATAGTTGTTCAAGCAAACGCCACAGGTCTTTGCTTTCAGAATGCTTTAAGAGTTTTTCACCAGGCTGAGTACGAGCATCCCTGGGAAAGCAGAAGTAGGGCAAAGCCAACAACAGCATTAAGAAAACAATGACTGTCACTCCCCCCAAACTGAACAGCAAAGTAGCGCCAGTTAATTCCCCCTGCCAAACCGCCTGAGGAATTTGCCATAGCAGTGCGCCGGCACCATAAAGGCACAGTATTGCCACACAAATAAAAACGGCAGGAGTCACTATCGCGGGGAGTAGCCCAAGGAGAACCCTTACCCCTGAAGTGGTCACGGTTGGCTTCTTACTACTGAAGAGAGGCTTTTCTTTTCCTTTCGCCTCTGGCATTTCTGGTTTTGATTTGGTCTTTTGAGGGGTTAGTCGGGGTTCTGGCCGCTCTGTAGCACTTCCGCCTCTCACTTTTGCGGAAGTCACAGTAGGGCTTTCTAAATCCTCCCCACTCTGAAGCGCCTTTTCCTCTTTCAAAGCCTGTTCTTTCAGAGCCTTACCATTGGAAGCAGTTTCCAATGCGGTTTGGGTTGACGGCTTCGCCTCTACACTGGCCCTACGTCGCTGGGCTACTTTGATTTTTGCGATCAACTGCTGGTTATCGAACTTTCCCGCAGGACAAACCTCGGCACGCAGCCCCATCTTGTGCAGACGAGCCCTGTACTCCAGGGCCTGTGACGATATCAAGCTATCTTTAATCACCCAGCCCTTTAGCAGTAACCTGCGAGCCTGTGCTTCTGGAATCGAGAATAGTTTGGCGATATCCCGAGTCACCACTTCTGGTTTTTTGGCGTGAAGCATCCGTCCTGTGGAAACCACCTGGTATAAATCCTGGCCCGCCATTTCCCTCTCCTGTCACCAAGTGACACTTATTGTCACAATTATTACATCTTGCGCGCAGAGTAAAAGATTCGGGAAAAAACGGGTGCGCACCAGTTCTCAGGAAAGTCTTTAAAGAGGAGAAATTGGCAGGAAAGGTGGCAAAGTGCACAGTTTTATTGGCACATTGCCGGTAATTAGTATTACTTTCGTGTTTAAGACTTAAAGTTCTTAAATCTAGAGTTTAAATCTTCGGCGCGAAGATTTGATAGGCCCGATCGGCCAGCTCAGGAATGGTCAATCCATTCTCCCTGGCTTTAAACCAGCTATAGGTATGGCTCAGCGCACCGACCATAAGACGGCGTACCACTGTGGCATCCCCGCCGGGGCAATGAGCCGAGTTGATCGCATCCAGCCATATTTGCTCGTACTCATCACGCAGTAACAACACTTCTTTCTGGCTTTTTTCTGACAGACTGCGCCACTCCATCACCAAGATGGAAAAGCCCGGCACCGCCCGCTCGTGAATGGCCTCAAGTTCAGACTGGATACAGGCGCGCAGCTTCTCCTGAGGTGACGCGGCCAGCTCCACCGCGCTGCGCATACGGGCACTGGCGAAAATCGTTACCTCCTTCATCACTTCGCAGAGAATCTGCTCCTTACTGGAGAAATGATGAAAAATACTGCCGGACAGAATACCCACTTGCGCAGCCAGATCTCGCACGGTGGTACGTGAAAAGCCCTTTTGCTCAAACAGGCGCGCGGCGGCATTAAGTAGACGCCCCCGTGGAGAAGCCGGGTCTGTAAGCTCCCCCGCCTTTACCAGGGTTCCAATTAGCTGCTGTGGTGACATAGCACTTTGTACTTCACCTAACTCCACCTGTGCGCTCTCTTGCACGAAACACTCCCAACTCTTTGCTTTCTTTTTCGCATTCTTTTGCAGACTGATCGGCAACCTAACAATCACATGATTAAAAAGAAGCCAACTCTTGAATACCAAGCGCTTGCTTGGTAGCGTTAAGCTATTCTGCGTTTTCCCACACGCGGGCGCAAGCGCCGACAAGAACAATAAAAATTGAACAGGCCTGACAGGCCCAAGAAAAGGAAACTTTCATGCGCTATCAAAGCCAGCTGCGCTCCGGCAGCTTTAGCGAGCAAACCCATATCGTCACCGGCGGCGGCAGTGGTATTGGCCGCTGTATCGCCCACGAACTGGCTAGCCTTGGTGCCCATGTTATATTGATCGGGCGCAAGTTGGACAAGTTGGAACGTGTTGCCGGCGAGATCAACAACGATGGTGGCGAGTGCAGCATATTCAGCCTGGATATTCGCGACGAAGAGGGCGTCCAGGAAACCGTTGGGCAAATTGCCCAGGCCCGAGGCCAAATTCACGGCTTAGTGAACAATGCCGGTGGCCAGTTCCCCTCCCCCCTTGAGCAGATCAACACAAAAGGCTTCGATGCTGTTGTGCGCAGCAACCTGCTCGGTGGCTTTTTAATGTCCCGCGAAGTCTTTGTGCAGTCGATGAAGCAGCACGGCGGCAGTATTGTAAATATCACGGCGGATAATGCGGGCGGTATGCCGATGATGGGCCACTCCGGTGCTGCCCGCGCCGGCATGGAAAATATTACCGAAACGGCTGCACTGGAATGGGCATCTTTTGGCGTTCGAGTTAACGCTGTAGCACCGGGCTATATTCTCTCCAGCGGTTTTGATACCTATGACCCAAAATTCCTGCGCGAGCTACTGCCGGGCTTCCGCGACAGTATCCCCCTCTACCGGCTGGGAGAGGAAGCCGAAGTCAGTGGCGCCGTGTGTTTCCTGCTGTCCGATGCAGCCAGCTATATCACCGGCCAAACCTTGCGCATCGACGGTGGCTCCAGCCTCAAGCATCACTCCCCGCTTTGGCAACCACAAGCCGCCAGTAACTCCAAACGCTATAACGGATTCCACCGCAAGCGTCGGCCCCAGGTAGTGGAAGAGTTGGAAGCGGAGGGCAAGCTCTAATGCAGCCGATTGACTCCCAGCTCGACAACCGCTCGGCAGAGTTCAATGACAACAAATCTGCCATGTTGGAACAGATCAACCAGTTTCGCGAGGCCGAGCAACGCCCGATACAAGCGGAAAAAAGCAAGGCTGCCCGCTATCGTGATCGGGGCTGGCTGCTGCCAAGGGAGCGCCTAAATTTGCTCCTCGACTCCGGTGCTCCCTTTGTAGAGCTGTGCTCCCTCGCCGGCTATAAATTGTTTGACGACCAGGATGGCACCGGCGCGGGTGGCGGCGCCATTTGCGGCATCGGTCAAATCAGTGGTCGACGCTGTATGGTGCGGGTAGATAACTATGCCGTGAAAGGCGGCACCATCTCACCTGCCGGTATGGATAAAGCCCTTCGAATGCAGCGGATCGCACTGGAAAACCATCTGCCAGTAGTCGCTCTGGCACAAAGTGGCGGCGCCAACCTGATGTATGCCACCGATACTTTTGCCCCAGGAGGCCGCGGATTTGCCAACCAGGCGCGCATGTCCGCCGCCGGTATTCCGCAAGTAACCGTAGTACACGGCGGCGCTACTGCCGGCGGCGCCTACCAGCCTGGCCTGTCAGATTATGTCGTTATGGTGCGCGGGCAAACCGGTATGTACCTGGCCGGTCCACCACTGTTGAAAGCAGCCACCGGTGAAATTGCCGATGCGGAAAGCCTCGGCGGGGCGGAAATGCACTGTACCGAATCCGGCAGTGGCGATTACTTAGCAGAGAACGATGCCGATGGGATTCGCATCGCAAGAGAGATTATTGCCGCACTACCCTCACCAATTAAACGCTCTGTAGAAAAAGATTACCTGGACCCACTACACCCTATTGAGGACCTGCTCGGCCTGATTCCAGCAGACAGTAAAAAGCCCTACGACGTGCGCGAAATTCTCGCACGGATTGCCGACGGCTCCGCCATGCTGGATTTTAAGCCGGAATTCGATCGACAAACCGTGTGCGGCCATATTCGTATCGAAGGCTTCCCTGTGGGAATTATTGGGAATAACGGCCCTATCACCCCCAAGGGCGCCAACAAGGCCGCGCAGTTTATTCAGTTGTGCGAACAGAGTGGCACGCCACTGCTGTTTTTGCATAACACCACCGGGTTTATGGTGGGTACCGAGGTGGAGCGCAACGGCATTATCAAGCACGGCGCCAAAATGATTCAGGCCGTGGCCAATGCCAGCGTACCAAAACTCAGCATTGTCGTGGGCGGCTCCTATGGGGCCGGCAACTACGCCATGTGCGGTCGCGGATTCGATCCCCGCTTTATTTTTGCCTGGCCTAATTCCCGCACCGCCGTTATGGGCGCAGCCCAGGCCGGCAAGGTAATGCGCATCGTCACCGAGCAAAAAATGCAACGCAGCGGCAATGTGGATGAGACGGTGTTGGACAAATTGGAAAACGACACCAGCGCCTTTATGCAGGGCAATTCCGATGCTCTCGCCTGCAGTGCGCGCCTCTGGGATGACGGCATTATCGATCCCCGCGATACGCGCAAACTTTTAGGCATGTTGCTAGAAGTTTGCAATGAGGCCGAGCAGAGCAAACTGAATAAAAACACCTTCGGGGTAGCAAGGTTTTAGATCGAAAAACCTGGGCAATAAGGAAGTGCGGTTGCCCATTCACATCATCACCTGGTTCACACTTCAAGGCAGGGAAAATAATAATGATATTTAGCGATCAACACCGGGAACTGCAGCGCACCGTACAAAATTTTGTACAGCAGGAAATTAACCCCAATGTGGCGGAATGGGAAAAGGCCGGCCGCTTTCCCATCCGCGAAATTTTCCAACAACTAGCCGGTCTGGGCCTGCTAGGCATCAGCAAGTCCACAGACTTCGGTGGCCTAGGTCTCGACTTCAGTTATGAAACCGTTTTCCTGGAGGAGCTGGGCGGTGCCCACTGTGGCGGTGTCCCCCTGTCGATTTCAGTGCAGACCTCCATGTGTACCCCTGCCCTAGCCAACTTCGGCAGCCAGGATCTCAAAGAGCAGTTCCTGATTCCCGCCGTGAACGGAGAGATGGTCGGCGCAATCGCCGTATCCGAACCGGGCGCCGGTTCCGATGTCGCCTCAATTAAAACCACTGCCAAAAGCGATGGCGACGACTATGTGATCAACGGCAGCAAGATGTGGATCACCAACGCCCCCTGCGCAGACTTTTTCTGCACCCTGGTCAATACCAGTGAGGGCAAAGCCCACAGCAACAAATCCCTGATCATTATTCCGGCAAAAACGCCAGGGGTACGCATCGGCGAAAAGCTCGACAAACTGGGCATGCGCTCATCAGAAACCGCCCCTATCTTTTTTGACAATGTGCGGGTGCCCAAACATTTCCGTATCGGCGATGAAGGTGCCGGTTTTCTGTTGCAAATGCTGCAATTCCAGGAGGAGCGCCTCGCCGGCGCCGCGCTGAACTTAAAAGGACTGGAGAACTGCGTAAGTAGCACCATCGACTATGTGCGCGAGCGTCAGGCCTTTAAAGCCCCCCTGATCGACAACCAAACCATCCATTTTGCTCTCGCAGAAATGCAGACTGAAGTGGAGTGCCTGCGCTCATTAACCTGGCGTGCAGTGGAAGCCTATATAGCCGGTGAAGATGTCACCACCCTCGCCTCTATGGCCAAGCTCAAGGCTGGCCGCCTGTCCCGCACAATTCCAGACCAATGCCTGCAGTTCTGGGGCGGTATGGGCTATATCGAGGAAACGATAATCAACCGCGCTTACCGGGATAGCCGCCTCACCGCTATCGGCGGCGGCGCGGATGAAGTAATGCTCGGTATTATCTGTAAGCTGATGGGCATACTGCCCGGCAAGCATAAACCCAACGCGTAAGGTCAGGCCATGCAGACAATCATTGAAGAAACCATCGGCATCGCCTGCCATCTCACGCTAAATCGTCCGCAGCAGCGCAACGCCATCAGTTTGCAAATGGTGGATGAGCTTCTGCAAAAGCTCGCAGAAGCGGAAGAAGACCCACAGGTACGAGCACTGGTGCTGCGCGGTACAGAACACAATTTCTGCGCCGGTGGTGATATTGCCGATATGCTCAACGCACAACAGGGCGCGAGTGATGGAAATAGCGATGCGTTCTTCCAACTCAACCGCCGCTTCGGCGAATTGATGGAGCGATTTAATCGCACTCCCCTGGTCGTCATCGCAGTATTGGAAGGTGCCGTAATGGGCGGTGGTTTTGGGCTCGCTTGCAGTGCCGATATTGCCATCGCCGATCGCAGCTGTCGCTTTGCCCTGCCGGAAACCCGCCTGGGTTTACCGCCTGCACAAATTGCTCCCTTTGTCGTGGCACGGGTCGGCCTCTCCCAGGCCCGACGCCTCGCCCTCAGCGGAGCAAAAGTCAATGCACAGCAGGCCTTGGAAATTGGGTTAATCCACCAGTTACTCGATAATTCCGAAGCCCTCGAAGGCGCGTTGCAGGAACACCTGGGCGCGATCAATGCCTGCGCTCCCGGCGCCCTGGCAACAACCAAGCAGATCTTGCTGGATGCAGCGCGGGTGAGCGATGAGACTGCACTCGGCCAACTACTCGACGGCGCCGCGCAACAGTTTTCCCGCGCAATTCAAGGCCATGAAGGGCGCGAAGGCGCCCGTGCATTTCTGGAAAAACGATCACCGGAGTGGCAGCACTGATGTCGACAACAGAGACCCTGTTAATCGCCAATCGCGGCGAGATCGCACTGCGAATTATGCGTACTGCCCGAGCGGAAGGCTATCGCACAGTCGCCGTCTACAGCGATGCGGACTGCGATTCACTTCACGCACAGACTGCCGATATCGCCGTAGCCATTGGCGGGCAGACTTCGGCGGAGTCCTATCTGGATATCCAAAAAATTCTCGCCGCAGCTAAAAAATCCGGAGCCACTGCCGTCCACCCCGGCTACGGCTTTCTCGCTGAGAATGCGGAATTTGCCAGCGCTTGCGAAGAGAATGGACTGAGTTTTGCTGGCCCGAGTGCAGAAGTCATAGAACTAATGGGCAACAAACGCAAAGCCAAGGAGTTTGTTGCCGCTGCCGGCGTACCCTGTATTCCCGGCTTCCAGGGTGCCCAGGACGACGACACCCTGATCGCCGGGGCGCGGCGCATTGGCTTCCCGTTAATGATAAAAGCCGCCGCAGGTGGTGGTGGGCGCGGCATGCGCCTGGCTCACGGAGACAGCGAACTGGCCTCCCAGCTGCGCGCTGCCCGCAGTGAATCCATGAGTGCATTCGGCAGCGACGAGTTAATTCTGGAAAAGGCACTGGTCAACGCTCGCCATATCGAAATCCAGGTATTTGCGGATCGTCATGGCAACTGTATTCACCTCGGGGAGCGAGATTGCTCCGTACAACGACGCCATCAAAAAGTGGTCGAAGAGTGCCCCTCCCCTGTGGTCGACACCCAGCTGCGGGAAAGAATGGGGCAAGCCGCAGTCGACGCTGCGCAAGCCTGCGGTTATCTAGGCGCGGGCACCGTAGAGTTTCTACTCTGCCCCAACGGCGAATTCTATTTCCTGGAAATGAACACCCGCTTGCAAGTAGAGCACCCGGTAACAGAAATGGTAACCGGTTTTGACTTGGTAGCTTGGCAACTGGCAGTAGCACGCGGCGAAGCCCTTCCAGCCTCCCAACAGCAAATCACCCAGCATGGCCACGCCATTGAAGTCCGCCTGTATGCCGAAGACCCGGAACAACAATTCCTACCCCAGGCCGGAAAAGTGCTCCACTGGAAGACGCCAAAGGGGCAAGGAATCCGTATCGACCACGCTTTGAAAAGTGGTTGCGAAATTACGCCATTTTACGACCCCATGCTCGGCAAATTAATTGCCTGGGGGCAGGATCGAGAAGAAGCTCGGCGCAAGC encodes:
- a CDS encoding acyl-CoA dehydrogenase family protein; protein product: MIFSDQHRELQRTVQNFVQQEINPNVAEWEKAGRFPIREIFQQLAGLGLLGISKSTDFGGLGLDFSYETVFLEELGGAHCGGVPLSISVQTSMCTPALANFGSQDLKEQFLIPAVNGEMVGAIAVSEPGAGSDVASIKTTAKSDGDDYVINGSKMWITNAPCADFFCTLVNTSEGKAHSNKSLIIIPAKTPGVRIGEKLDKLGMRSSETAPIFFDNVRVPKHFRIGDEGAGFLLQMLQFQEERLAGAALNLKGLENCVSSTIDYVRERQAFKAPLIDNQTIHFALAEMQTEVECLRSLTWRAVEAYIAGEDVTTLASMAKLKAGRLSRTIPDQCLQFWGGMGYIEETIINRAYRDSRLTAIGGGADEVMLGIICKLMGILPGKHKPNA
- a CDS encoding enoyl-CoA hydratase/isomerase family protein encodes the protein MQTIIEETIGIACHLTLNRPQQRNAISLQMVDELLQKLAEAEEDPQVRALVLRGTEHNFCAGGDIADMLNAQQGASDGNSDAFFQLNRRFGELMERFNRTPLVVIAVLEGAVMGGGFGLACSADIAIADRSCRFALPETRLGLPPAQIAPFVVARVGLSQARRLALSGAKVNAQQALEIGLIHQLLDNSEALEGALQEHLGAINACAPGALATTKQILLDAARVSDETALGQLLDGAAQQFSRAIQGHEGREGARAFLEKRSPEWQH
- a CDS encoding acetyl-CoA carboxylase biotin carboxylase subunit — encoded protein: MSTTETLLIANRGEIALRIMRTARAEGYRTVAVYSDADCDSLHAQTADIAVAIGGQTSAESYLDIQKILAAAKKSGATAVHPGYGFLAENAEFASACEENGLSFAGPSAEVIELMGNKRKAKEFVAAAGVPCIPGFQGAQDDDTLIAGARRIGFPLMIKAAAGGGGRGMRLAHGDSELASQLRAARSESMSAFGSDELILEKALVNARHIEIQVFADRHGNCIHLGERDCSVQRRHQKVVEECPSPVVDTQLRERMGQAAVDAAQACGYLGAGTVEFLLCPNGEFYFLEMNTRLQVEHPVTEMVTGFDLVAWQLAVARGEALPASQQQITQHGHAIEVRLYAEDPEQQFLPQAGKVLHWKTPKGQGIRIDHALKSGCEITPFYDPMLGKLIAWGQDREEARRKLTQALSQLEFIGPKNNIHFLQKILAESQFIAGDADTSFLDQNSTLTSAESVPAVVAAQAALLNHLHQANPQDRRSGRSDWRSGDNSVPINYRLEISGQTLNCELLALVDNSYQISVGEQQFLIQWVHFEKSKKESGVYRSELLLDGLSQKRLFLANQSNLHLLLDGRQFHFVDITHAPAKSSLNEGSGRITAPMDGCLVQVLVEPNQSVQRGDTIALMEAMKMEHALRADRDGTVIKLGACEGDQVRGGQLLVQIEAAPTETAKIPSDATS
- a CDS encoding acyl-CoA carboxylase subunit beta; amino-acid sequence: MQPIDSQLDNRSAEFNDNKSAMLEQINQFREAEQRPIQAEKSKAARYRDRGWLLPRERLNLLLDSGAPFVELCSLAGYKLFDDQDGTGAGGGAICGIGQISGRRCMVRVDNYAVKGGTISPAGMDKALRMQRIALENHLPVVALAQSGGANLMYATDTFAPGGRGFANQARMSAAGIPQVTVVHGGATAGGAYQPGLSDYVVMVRGQTGMYLAGPPLLKAATGEIADAESLGGAEMHCTESGSGDYLAENDADGIRIAREIIAALPSPIKRSVEKDYLDPLHPIEDLLGLIPADSKKPYDVREILARIADGSAMLDFKPEFDRQTVCGHIRIEGFPVGIIGNNGPITPKGANKAAQFIQLCEQSGTPLLFLHNTTGFMVGTEVERNGIIKHGAKMIQAVANASVPKLSIVVGGSYGAGNYAMCGRGFDPRFIFAWPNSRTAVMGAAQAGKVMRIVTEQKMQRSGNVDETVLDKLENDTSAFMQGNSDALACSARLWDDGIIDPRDTRKLLGMLLEVCNEAEQSKLNKNTFGVARF
- a CDS encoding SDR family oxidoreductase, with the translated sequence MRYQSQLRSGSFSEQTHIVTGGGSGIGRCIAHELASLGAHVILIGRKLDKLERVAGEINNDGGECSIFSLDIRDEEGVQETVGQIAQARGQIHGLVNNAGGQFPSPLEQINTKGFDAVVRSNLLGGFLMSREVFVQSMKQHGGSIVNITADNAGGMPMMGHSGAARAGMENITETAALEWASFGVRVNAVAPGYILSSGFDTYDPKFLRELLPGFRDSIPLYRLGEEAEVSGAVCFLLSDAASYITGQTLRIDGGSSLKHHSPLWQPQAASNSKRYNGFHRKRRPQVVEELEAEGKL
- a CDS encoding TetR/AcrR family transcriptional regulator, whose translation is MQESAQVELGEVQSAMSPQQLIGTLVKAGELTDPASPRGRLLNAAARLFEQKGFSRTTVRDLAAQVGILSGSIFHHFSSKEQILCEVMKEVTIFASARMRSAVELAASPQEKLRACIQSELEAIHERAVPGFSILVMEWRSLSEKSQKEVLLLRDEYEQIWLDAINSAHCPGGDATVVRRLMVGALSHTYSWFKARENGLTIPELADRAYQIFAPKI